Below is a genomic region from Zeugodacus cucurbitae isolate PBARC_wt_2022May chromosome X, idZeuCucr1.2, whole genome shotgun sequence.
atcagcgctttaaaaGAGCAATTTGAGATTGTAATTGAGAAACTAGTTACTCggttactcgattaacgatccgCAGTTATACATCCGCAGAGTTGCATAGCATATTCaattcgatttgtattcgattaaaaaattttattttgtatggcaaatcgatctaaatcagcgttttaattgagcaaagacctaattgttcaattaactgCTTGGCAAAAAGGCTATAAGGTAAACAAGGACAAGGGCCAAACTACCAAAACGTCTTTCGGTGCAAATCTTAAGGAAGGCCAAAATTCTCCTTGCTTGACAAACGTAAgtaactacagttgaacttccctaactcgaatcaccataacccacaaacaaacttcgagttagagagactacgAGTTCTGGAAGGTaagttgtatgaaatttgacttctatcgccaattcaagagttcgatttatgaagaacttcgagttatggaagttcaactgtatattcatatattatattagtgCTACAAGAAGTTATAATATGTTCATACCTATAGACattagttatatttatatttatcagtTGGCATTGATGCGATACAAACAAAACCAAGAGGAgcgaatttcaaaatattgggtaatacgctagacagacggcagagttaactcggattaactgcacttttaatcagttcgaattttgtgggtgacagacggcagcaaagcgagttataaactcccataacagctgattggcaaaaatatttccattttggtgaaataaaattggatagaaagcaattattgcggttgttagccgcacaaatagtacaaaatcactaattactaaaaaaaaatatgcataaatacgtAATTATTAGATCTTCCATTTTAGCaaaaattagcatgcgtatggttttgtttaaatttaattgaaaaacagctgtcagtattgcatattttcattcacaatagataaaaagtggccatgtttaacaatgttgccaacgaaaatgccacgaactcccactaactctctaaaattttgaggattaaatgggagttagcaaacggagttaactgagataactctcgaattaaccccgattaaagcagttaacccgaattaacgacgccgtctgtcaggggtataatAGTAGTTGATAAATCAACCTGCTGCTAAAGTAATTCCtatgaaaattgtatttcgaAGACTATAGTATAGAGTATTCTTATTTTCTACATGCCttcgtatgtatattattttctaaaatattaccccagtaatatatgtacatatatctatacaCTTTGACTACTTTTAAATCATTACGAATGATCCATTTTCATATATCTCAGCTTCTTCGGTTCTTTACACAATGTTATATGTGCAAAGCGACACATTTAGTGCTGAATTAAAAAACACGGATTCTTTGAAAAAGTAAAACCTATTTCAGGTTAGTTTTACAGTCATACCATTATTCAAATTTAcccatttgtgtttttggtaCTGTTTATACATAAGTTAGTGAATGACAGAGGAGTAATGacggcaaatttttttttttattaaaattgacgTACCTAAAATTGATTTCCCTTTCTTGGAAAGTTAACTGAATTATCGACATGTTTAATTGCTGCAACATGCTGCctaaaatatgcatacatatgtatgtatattagcaaAACCTTAACCTTGCCTATTATTTCCAATAACTTTCAAGCGCACTTTTGCGCAGCCAATGAACCCGGACATTAATTCTTTCATCTCTGTGTGTTCAATACTATTTAGATTATTAGTAATAAGGTCGATAATGAAACCTATGGACTCTGTAATACTAGCTGATTAATACTCAttgagtttaaaataaaaataatcgcaTTATAGACATATTCAcgtgtaaaatattgaaaatatctcacatattaactgatatatatgatataaagtgCACAGGAAGTGGTTTATcgtaatattaggtatatacatatgtatatgggaggatgggatcatgtgtagaagttcacgcaagtgaggaaagtttttgattgtcattcacttgggagtggccagaaacgattcttctccacatggttcaagcagctcacgacttccggttttagaccaagtatcctctgggtagaaaacagacatccgtttgaaggcgagctaaagtgagaaggcgacggaagaaggtgggtccttgtgacatctactacagcggccatataaaggagcgcaaatttggtgttggatttgtggtgggagagagactccgtctcagagtcctggcattcaccccggtgtatgaacgtcttgccacaatccgcatcaaagcgatgttcttcaacatatcgctgatttgcgcccacgccccaacggaagagaaggacgatgtgaccaaagatgctttctatgagcgcctagaacgaacctatgagcgctgcccccgccacgatgtaaaagtcgtgcttggcgattttaacgccagggtgggtaaagaaggtgtctttggcacagcagtcggaaaattcacCCTCCATGACAAAACATcgccgaaatatggtcgtctgtagtaccagattccagcataagaaaatacatcaaactacttggctgtctcctgatcgaaacacgcggaaccaaatcgatcacgttgtgatagacggaagacatgtctcctgtgttttagacgtgcgtacgctctgaggaccaaatatagactcggaccattatctggtcgcagcgaagatacgcacccgcctctgtgcagcaaagaacgcccgtcaacaaacacaaggaaggttcgacgtcgaaaagctgcaatcgcaacagacagccacgaaatactctactcgacttgcactcctgctctctgagagcactcatcagcatctcggtataagggaactgtggaacggcatctcaaactcactgcgtaccgctgcagccgaaacaataggttttcggcaacgacaaaaaacaagctggtacgatgaggattgccgtctcgcagcggagagaaaacagactgcctacctcacaacgttgcaaacgaccacaacacgtgcgggatgggatagataccgagagctgaagagggaagcgagacgcatctgcagacaaaaaaagaaagaggccgaaatgcgtgtgtacgaagagcttgagaagctggcaggcagaggtaatgctcgaaaattttatgaaaaaatgaagcgaccaaggtggtaatctggtaaccgatgtgcagggcacactgggattatggagggaacacttctccgacctgctgaatggctgtgagattacaacaccaggagatggcgaacccgatcccacaatcgatgacgatggaacagatgttccattacccgaccatgaagaaatccgaatagcaattacccgcttgaagaacaacaaagcagcgggtgccgatagattaccggcagagctattcaaatacggcggcgaagaactgataaggtgcatgcatcagcttctttgcaaaatatggtcggaagaaagcatgcctgacgattggaatctcagtgtgctcagcccaatccataaaaagggagatcccacaaactgtgccaattaccgtgggataagccttctgaatatcgcctataaggttctatcgagcgtactgtgtgaaagacttaagcccaccgttaacaaactgattggaccttatcagtgtggctttagacctggaaagtccaccatgcgataaatcttggagaagacccgtgaaaagaggatcgacacacaccacctttttgtcgattttaaatctgctttcgacagcacgaaaaggagctgcctttatgccgcgaagtctgaatttggtatccccgcaaaactaatacggttgtgtaagttgacgttgagcaacaccaaaagctccgtcatgattgggaggaacctctccgagccgttcgataccaaacgaggtttcagacaaggtgactcactatcgtgcgacgtttttaacctgatgctgtaaaaaattataagagctgcagagctaaatagagaaggtacaatgttctacaagagtgtacagctcctggcgtacgccgatgatattgatatcatcggaagcaacaaccgcgccgtttgttctgctttttcccgcatggataaggaggcgaagcgaatgggtctggaggtgaatgaggacaagacgaaatatctcctctcatcaagcaaacagtcggcgcattcgcgtcttggctcccacgtcactgttgacagtcataacttcgaggtcgtagataatttcgtatacctgggaaccagcatcaacaacacgaacaatgtcagcctcgaaatccatcgcagaataactcttgccaacaggtgctactttggactgagtaagcaattgaacagtaaagtcctctctcgacgaaccaaaatcaagcactacaagtcgcttatcattcccgtcctgctttacggtgcagaagcttggatgatgtcaacatcagatgagacgacactaggagttttcgagaggaaaattttgcgcaagatttatggtcctcagaacattggcaacggcgaataccgcagacgatggaacgatgagctgtacgagttatacgacgacattgacatagttcagcgaataaaaagacagcgactacgctggctaggtcatgttgtctgaatgaacgaaaacactccagctctgaaagtgttcgatgcagtacccgcctgaggaagccgagaaagggaaggcctccactccgttggagggaccaggtggagaacgacctggttacacttgggatctccaactagcgccaaactgcaaaggagagagagaggtggcgcactatcgtcgattcggctataaccggctaaacggttgcaacgccaatcacatacatacatacatatgtatatgggagctaggaaatGTATTGATCCAATTTTACCcgatttttggcacagaggctcTACAACTTTTGGATGAGCGCTGTCACACAACCAATGTCGTATTTGGAAAAGGTTTTTGATTAATATTATTGCAAAGTGAACTAATCAgctgaaattcaaaattaagttatataggaaataggcgtgattgtgaaccaattattttaattttttatctgtaACACTAGGTTGTACGGGAAATATTTTGTACCGAAGCGACGCTTCGcccattttaagtttttgtaaaCCAATATGAGTGTAGCTCGCCTGTATTCGCTTATCTATAaaattagtgtttctggcgtttttcattagttgttttcaacataacctctaTATGATGAGTGGGCGTTATTATAATCCCATTTGATCCATTTTCATACTGTATAATCAAGTATCAATTAAAACTATATCCAGTAAATTTGATACAAAACTCTTATAATGTGGCGAGGTCACACCAACTTTTCAAACATTTCTGGAACGTCCTATGCATCTTCTTACTACATATGATCATACGtactgaattttatttttattttggatttcCCCGATCTGCACGAATTTcgaatttcaactcgtctcatcatcctgataattttgatatttatgactctatatctaacttttttactttaaacatatgtacatattttcttattttttaataatgtccTAACACGATACCAAAATTCATCATCAAAATTACCGCTACTAATGGTATATCTCCCCTTTAATCCGCCTATAGCTTTGGcatggatatatacatatgtatgtagtagaaACGGTTGGTAGTTGACACCCAATGAAAATACTTACTAACTAACTTACTGATTAAatcaaatgtaaaaatttgctagattgaaaatatttatccaaCTAATTTATACTGTTGATACTACCCTACATCTATTTGAATTACACATTTCGCTTATTGACATtcatttttaacactgtgttaATCTTAATCAGTACAGCTATAGTAAACAATTAACAAGTGATATTAGGCCGGCAACTGCTAACgtttctataaaaaaacaacGCACAGCGTTTTGGTTTCAGTCAACAAAGTGACTAGTGACAGAAGTCGCATGCGATAAATACATATTGATAGACTTTTCAACTTGGTAACCATTATGATAACCATTGTAGATATAAAAGTCATAAGTTAATTACTGTCGATTTTATGAGTGtgatatatctacatatttcgTTTGTGTATTTCATTAAAGATGTTTAACTTCATTCCATTCTATCTACCAATTGTTTGTTCATAACCCTCAAAGAGTATCAAGCATTAATGTTgtttagcaaaataaataatcgtaTTAACGGAAAGTAAACAAAAGTAGCATACACGCGTGTAGGTTACATGAATATATAATACACTGTGCGTCATCAGCATAGGGCCTTCCAATGCAATGTTAATTATCTCGTATTTGGAAAGaacaaaaacgatttttttagtAGTGCTTAATTAATTAGATTTTCTTCAAATTGTTGTAcaatatatgaagaaaaattcttttaactgtggaggaaatctagaaataattttcaattttctacgAAACAAAGAAACTTATGAAAAGAGCAAATAAACATAATCGCAttctaaaaagttaaaaaagttttttaaaaatattgtgacaTTCTGGAATGGCATTTATAGCACGAAAAAGCCCTGAACTGCTAATGCTACTGTGATCCAACAAATTCAGCTTGTTCGGTCTGTAAAACATGTTTAAAAAGCCAAATTTCGATACTCCAGAGTGACCGCCTTATTCCACAGACCTAAATATTATAGCTAACGTCTGTGGATGGTTGGTTAGAAAGGTGAATGAGAGAGgttaatccaataaattcttgtCAAAAAAGTTGGCACAACCCATTACTactttatgttaaaaatatgctaattataaattaaaaatgttatgtaATCGAGGTGTCATGCTCGAATCACCGTAatcgacaaaaaaaacttcgagttagagagactaggagttatggaaggtaattagtaagaaatttgacttctattgccaattcaagagttcgagttatagaagttcaactgtagtatATAATGTTAAATTACAAACATAAGTATGTACAACTTACCCAACTGTTGTAGTCCGAACATGACTAGGAATCCGACCAGCAATGAAAAGTAGGCCACCAGTCCGGCATGATTTTTCGACAAGATCTCAAAGAAGACCACGTATAACAATGTGCCGCAGGCCAATCCCTGCAATATGGCTGAGGGTATGTTGGGTGATGTGATGCCATCACTATGACTAATCAATATGCCAATGCCAATTCCAATCGGACTTACTATGGCAAATGTCAAGACATATACCGTACAGAGCACGAAGCGTGTACGTGCCACAATTAACTCGACGCCCACGCAGAATGCCAACACCAGTTTATGCGCCGATACAGCACCAAACATGAACCATACATCCGACGCATTACATTCCAAGCCAATGGCCATACCTTCGAATAGTTCATGCAACGACAGCGCCAACACTATGAATAGACCGCGTAGCGACGATGCGAGCGCATCTTCACCATCACCCATATTGCCGATCGGCATATGTGAGTGACCATGGCCATGCCCATGCGCATGATCGTGGCTGTGTTGGTGCTGATGGTCATGATGGTGATGGTGATGGTGATGGTGGTGTGTTTGTGGCGGTTCATATTTCTGTGGCTCCTTGTGTTGCGCTTGCTGATTGTACTTCTGGTTCTCTATGTCATTGGATATGAGATTTTGCAATGATAGTGTTGCTGGACGACCTGCGGCACTTACGATGTTATCAACATCACTTGGTGAGCTGGGATTGCAGGGAGGTGCTGTTGCCGCAATGGTTTTGGTTGCAGTATTTTTATCCAGCGTAATATGCTCATTGGTAATAAAATCTGCTGTTGACTCATTGGTGGATTTGTTGCCCCTCACTAAATAACTGTTGCGTATGCTACGACCACGCTCGAAGGCTGCTCCGGCGCCAGCATCACGATCCATCAATCGCATATGTCGGTGTATATAGGTGTGTAAGCCCTCCTCTATCAAATACATGAGAAAGAAGCCGGTGCACATAAGCAACTCAGCCAGACTAAACCCCAAAGTGGGAATTATGTTACACTCCTGTAATTGTTCGACGGCTTCTTGCACTTCGGGCAGCAGATGCAGAAATGTGGTGGCTAACAGCACGCCGCcaccaaaatataataaacatttcaCTACTGTAGCTGAGCGTGCATTGGCATTTGTCTCGGTCCAACGAAAGAATCGATTGAGCACAAAAGGTATGCTGCCGCATAATGTACTGGCACAGAAGAGTACCACCATGGCGGTGGCTTTGGCGACTAGCAGATCATGACCATCCGATTCACCATGATCATGGTCGTGATTGTGGTCGTGATCATGGTCGTGATCAGGATCGGTCGCAAGGATTTGTGCTGCCTGGGGATGCTGTGTCGCACTGGAGTTTAGTGCTCCTCTTCCAGCGGCATGTGTGTGCAATGCCAAATAATTATAATCATCGATATGCAGTAGGCAACGAAGAAAGTTATTTACCTGTGTTTCATTCATGCTTAATTTGAAACGCGAGTAACTGAAATTGCAATTGAAAGTACAAATTAATGCAATGAacatacaacaaataacaaataacatattatatagaatataaatcaacttttaaattttatatgcagtatataggttaggttaagttaggctGGTAGGCCGCGAAGCCACACATAGAACAGTTTTGGTGCTTTGCGTTACCAGATTGTGTGCCATCACGTAgtcaatgaggagtagtcaaCCTTTGGGTTGCCTatgcttgacgcgaattttaaaaggctAAAGGTTCTAGTTTCTCATACTGCGTGACCCGCAAATGCTTGAagcgttgccttgacaatgcagcaCACGCTGTTCCATTGTTGCTCTGATACCTTGCTCTAGACATTTGCTGCAGTCTTCGTGATCTGTCAGCTCCATTTTATAGGCATGCGCCGCCACCTGACTGTGAACAGTGATTATGCCGACATGTCCCTACATTTCCTTCTAACAAGCTTTAGTAGGTATTTCGTGTGCTTTAGAGCTATCGCTTTATACATGACTTCTGCAGTTTTGCAACCCGGAAGATCCTTCCAGCGACATCCTCCACTGCTGCCCTGTCTCCTAAGACCGATTATTTGGCCTTATTATTTGACGATTGGCCGATATGCAGAAAGAGGATATTGCTTTGTTTGTCGCCTGACTGTCTTGGACTGGAGTCGCAATTTTTGAGAATTTGATAGTTTCGGCGGCGAGTAAACAAAACGAAATTATTCATTATATGCCGAACAATGAGGATTCAGTTAGTGAAGTTGAAGAAATTACTCAAACTACAACGTAGGAAAGTTACACTTAGAGTACCTTCTAGCTTGAAGGAGTTTTTGTTTTCAGCAGTAAAAGACATAGAATTGgagataatattttcaaaataaaattgcaacctGTTGTCTTCACtcaaaattcgagttagagtaaagtaggtatgtatatacgtatgtataatataaatccgaatttgttagttttttgtttgtgtttgttttgaaatttattgcagAATGACAAGGTTATCTTGTTACTAGCTACGcaacatttatatgtgtgtgcaatGTACCAAAAAGAAAATTCCCTGTTGGGTTTATACATAAATGGTATGTCACGATGTCCGTATAACATCGTGTTAATAAGAAGTTACTGAGTAATGCTTGCCGGAAGGGGACTTTTCCAAAATCGATGAGGTGTACCAAAGGTAAACAGATGTACCACGCTCATATCATTGGAAGTGAGTGTGCGATAGTAAATGTCAAAACCTACCCAAGGTCGATGGTATCAAAATAACGCCCTGTCCTTTTTGATGAAATATGCAGGAAATCGCAAAAATAGCAATGAAACGCTGTCGGAATCCTTTTACATCTAAGcgcaatctacatacatacatatgtatgaatgtataaggACATTAACTAAGGAAAATTGTTACGCAACCAAATACTAACTAagagtaaatatattattatattactctgtacaacactcggctggctattggaccaaactaattttttacggGAGATTGATTTTCCAAGTCAGCCTgccaaatcgaaatatttggtttcgaagttcgaaaaaagaactttttaaaagaaattcttataaattacaggatatagctactaaaaaattccaaaatatgcatataatccacattttcctcttaatttatTTGCTCTTATAAGCTTCAAAGTGAgatcttaaaaaaatcaaaagttcaAATATCAAAACTACTGGACTCCTCATAGCAGCTGtcaatagaaatatcaaaagaggcttgcagaagtccaaaaGTGATATACAATATCTGGGATAATATGTGGggataaaacaataattaaggCGGCAACAATAAAGTAGTTATCGTTGCTTATAATAGCGCATAACATCGCCCTATATGTTAAAGGGAGCTTATCTACTGTTTAAATGGTGATAAGGAATGCGATGAGAAACacgattaatttatttaaactacATTTGAAAATTGTACTAATCGCTACCCAATCAGGCCTTTGAAACCAACCTGAACAAGTGGAGATTGGCGCacacttaaaataatttacaagtgTTTAAACTAATTAgtacattaattaaaaattatgcacTTGATTGAAAATGCTTAACACAATACGGCTGTTCGATGCTAGCCTGgtgacaatatttaaattgttattttttcggttgatttcgaaaaatatttttttcaaaatgtggAAGGTTTATGAAGACTTATTACACTGGTATACAGTGGTTTTGTTGCCCTGGATATGAGActaattttagatatatttatgcTCACAATTCACGAAACTATCAATGATTTTATAAGAATtgctctcaatttttttaaaatctttattttcattttaaggaGTTATAtatagttagaattttcaaaaaatcga
It encodes:
- the LOC105219823 gene encoding zinc transporter ZIP10: MNETQVNNFLRCLLHIDDYNYLALHTHAAGRGALNSSATQHPQAAQILATDPDHDHDHDHNHDHDHGESDGHDLLVAKATAMVVLFCASTLCGSIPFVLNRFFRWTETNANARSATVVKCLLYFGGGVLLATTFLHLLPEVQEAVEQLQECNIIPTLGFSLAELLMCTGFFLMYLIEEGLHTYIHRHMRLMDRDAGAGAAFERGRSIRNSYLVRGNKSTNESTADFITNEHITLDKNTATKTIAATAPPCNPSSPSDVDNIVSAAGRPATLSLQNLISNDIENQKYNQQAQHKEPQKYEPPQTHHHHHHHHHHDHQHQHSHDHAHGHGHGHSHMPIGNMGDGEDALASSLRGLFIVLALSLHELFEGMAIGLECNASDVWFMFGAVSAHKLVLAFCVGVELIVARTRFVLCTVYVLTFAIVSPIGIGIGILISHSDGITSPNIPSAILQGLACGTLLYVVFFEILSKNHAGLVAYFSLLVGFLVMFGLQQLGSEGHGHSHGSCGTDHDHDHDHDHDHDHKTILLMQHAYTTQASIPATTSQSQHHLAQEQQQQLADDNGDFMRELQILRQASDKLFSNTKKVH